A DNA window from Acropora palmata chromosome 12, jaAcrPala1.3, whole genome shotgun sequence contains the following coding sequences:
- the LOC141859875 gene encoding 60S ribosomal export protein NMD3-like — translation MEYIEAVSSSGAQTSLCCQCGVLTTPNPSNMCVGCLRSQVDITEGIPKQSNLCFCKACERYLQPPSQWITCALESRELLAICLKKLKQGLSKVRLVDAGFVWTEPHSKRIKVKLTIQKEVLNSTILQQVFVVEFVVQNQMCEVCHRQAAQDYWNALVQVRQKTSHKKTFFYLEQLILKHNAHHNTVKVKQESDGVDFYYASRADARKFVEFIQTVVPCRCKTSEKLISHDIHSNTYNYKYTFSVEIVPVCREEIVCLPLKVARSLGNVSQIVICKKISTNLQFIDPMTLQGAEITAANFWRFPFKSLCTYKQLTEFMVLQIEPVDGFAQTTRSSTTNLSRRHVLADAWVARMQDLGVSDTQYHCRTHLGHLLKTGDTALGFDFTSANLNDSNLNRMSTDRIPDVILVKKFYAGKKKRQRRRNWKLKNLDKEVTGVDQDSLEGDYDAFLGDLEEDETYRQNVNIYVDRDYKGASDDDDEETPKISLQEMLEDLHLDEPDSAAMLTE, via the exons ATGGAGTACATTGAAGCAGTAAGTTCGAGTGGAGCTCAAACGAG TCTTTGTTGCCAATGTGGAGTTCTTACAACTCCAAATCCTTCAAACATGTGCGTTGGATGTTTACGATCCCAAGTCGACATTACGGAGGGAATTCCCAAGCAGAGCAATTTGTGCTTTTGTAAAGCGTGTGAAAG GTACTTGCAGCCTCCAAGCCAATGGATTACGTGTGCACTGGAATCAAGAGAGCTGTTAGCCATTTGCTTGAAGAAGCTGAAGCAAGGTTTGAGCAAG GTTCGTCTTGTTGATGCTGGTTTTGTGTGGACAGAACCCCACTCAAAGAGAATCAAAGTTAAATTGACTATCCAGAAAGAG GTGTTAAATTCCACTATCTTGCAACAAGTTTTTGTGGTGGAATTTGTTGTGCAAAATCAGATGTGTGAGGTCTGCCATAGGCAAGCTGCTCAGGATTACTGGAATGCTCTTGTTCAAGTCAGACAGAAG ACATCCCACAAAAAGACATTCTTCTATCTGGAGCAACTCATACTCAAGCACAATGCCCATCACAACACTGTTAAAGTTAAACAAGAATCAG ATGGTGTGGATTTCTACTATGCATCCAGAGCTGATGCACGCAAGTTTGTTGAGTTTATTCAGACTGTTGTCCCATGCAG ATGCAAGACATCTGAGAAACTGATCTCTCACGACATACACAGCAACACGTACAATTATAAGTACACTTTTTCAGTGGAAATTGTTCCAGTCTGCCGG GAAGAGATCGTTTGCTTGCCATTAAAAGTCGCAAGATCTTTGGGGAATGTCAG CCAAATCGTCATCTGTAAGAAGATCAGCACAAACTTACAATTTATTGATCCAATGACTTTGCAAG GCGCAGAAATTACAGCAGCAAACTTCTGgcgttttcctttcaaaagtTTGTGCACTTACAAACAACTGACAGAGTTTATGGTTCTTCAGATAGAACCTGTTGACGGTTTCGCGCAAACCACAAGATCGTCCACTACCAATCTCAGTCGAAGG catGTATTGGCAGACGCGTGGGTTGCTCGTATGCAGGACCTTGGAGTCAGTGACACGCAGTATCACTGTCGTACTCACCTTGGCCATTTGTTGAAGACAGGGGACACTGCTCTGGG ctttgATTTTACCAGTGCGAACCTCAATGATTCGAATCTAAATAGAATGAGTACTGACAGAATCCCCGATGTG ATTTTGGTGAAGAAATTCTATGCTGGCAAGAAGAAGCGacaaaggagaagaaactggaaactgaaaaatCTTGATAAAGAAGTGACAGGGGTTGATCAAGACAGCTTGGAGGG CGATTACGACGCCTTCTTGGGTGATCTGGAGGAAGATGAAACTTACAGGCAAAATGTCAATATTTATGTTG ATCGCGATTACAAAGGAGCGTcagatgatgacgatgaagaGACCCCAAAGATAAGTCTCCAGGAGATGTTAGAGGACCTACACCTGGATGAACCTGATTCAGCTGCCATGTTGACTGAGTAA